From Streptomyces durmitorensis, a single genomic window includes:
- a CDS encoding VOC family protein produces MKIHLTSVFVDDQAKAEAFYTEILGFVKKHDVPVGEKDRWLTVVSRDEPGGTELLLEPAGHPAVKPYRDMIVKDGIPLAQFAVDDVQAEYERLRDLGVHFTQEPLDMGPITTAVFDDTCGNLIQIATEPQ; encoded by the coding sequence ATGAAGATCCATCTGACCAGCGTCTTCGTCGACGACCAGGCCAAGGCCGAGGCCTTCTACACCGAGATCCTCGGCTTCGTGAAGAAGCACGACGTCCCGGTGGGCGAGAAGGACCGGTGGCTGACCGTCGTCTCACGCGACGAGCCCGGCGGCACCGAGCTCCTCCTGGAGCCCGCCGGCCACCCTGCCGTCAAGCCCTACCGCGACATGATCGTCAAGGACGGCATCCCTCTCGCCCAGTTCGCCGTCGACGACGTACAGGCGGAGTACGAGCGCCTGCGCGACCTCGGCGTCCACTTCACCCAGGAGCCCTTGGACATGGGCCCCATCACGACCGCCGTCTTCGACGACACGTGCGGCAACCTGATCCAGATCGCGACCGAACCGCAGTAG
- a CDS encoding ArsR/SmtB family transcription factor, producing the protein MADELFKALADPTRRIILDELTEKSGQTLFEICSRLSMRHQLGISRQGVSQHLGVLEAAGLVETRREGRYKYHDLNTAPLRHIVERWPVPDTSRPEESTP; encoded by the coding sequence GTGGCCGACGAACTCTTCAAAGCCTTGGCCGACCCCACCCGTCGCATCATCCTCGACGAGCTCACGGAGAAATCCGGACAGACCCTGTTCGAGATCTGTTCGCGACTGAGCATGAGGCACCAGCTCGGCATCTCCCGTCAGGGGGTCTCCCAGCACCTTGGCGTACTGGAGGCCGCCGGGCTCGTCGAGACCAGGCGGGAGGGCCGCTACAAGTACCACGACCTCAACACGGCCCCACTGCGGCACATCGTCGAGCGATGGCCCGTGCCCGACACATCCCGACCGGAGGAGAGCACTCCATGA
- a CDS encoding NAD(P)-dependent alcohol dehydrogenase has protein sequence MRTTVSWQAEGPATTLRRTPLKRRDLRPDDLAIRVDYCGVCHTDLHAVRSREDGRPLVPGHEFTGVVTETGSEVSGVTGFAVGDAVAVGNIVDSCGTCAMCRAGQENFCHAFPTLTYGGVDRHDGSTTQGGYSREYVVRSRFAYPLPSVLDPAAAAPLLCAGVTVWEPLHALAVGPGVRVAVAGLGGLGHLAVKIAVALGAETSVISRSPDKADDARRLGAHDVIVSTDPEDMAAARDRFDVVIDTIAIPHDLGPYLRLVALDGTLSHLGHLGPVTLETTDLLIGRKRLSSAGSGGRPATAAMLTFCAEHGITADIELLPSARVNEALDRLGRNDVRYRFVLDLSDLD, from the coding sequence ATGAGGACCACTGTGAGCTGGCAGGCCGAAGGACCGGCGACGACGCTGCGGCGGACCCCGCTGAAGCGGCGCGACCTGCGCCCTGACGACCTCGCGATCCGGGTGGACTACTGCGGGGTCTGCCACACGGATCTGCACGCCGTCCGGTCCCGCGAGGACGGCCGGCCCCTGGTGCCGGGGCACGAGTTCACGGGCGTGGTGACCGAGACGGGGTCCGAGGTCTCCGGCGTCACGGGCTTCGCCGTCGGTGACGCGGTGGCGGTGGGCAACATCGTCGATTCGTGCGGCACGTGCGCCATGTGCCGGGCCGGCCAGGAGAACTTCTGCCATGCGTTCCCGACCCTCACCTACGGCGGAGTCGACCGCCACGACGGGTCGACCACCCAGGGCGGCTACTCCCGTGAGTACGTCGTCCGGTCCCGCTTCGCATACCCCCTCCCCTCCGTCCTCGACCCGGCCGCCGCCGCTCCCCTGCTCTGCGCCGGGGTCACCGTCTGGGAACCGCTGCACGCCCTCGCCGTGGGGCCGGGCGTCCGCGTCGCCGTGGCGGGCCTCGGCGGTCTGGGGCATCTCGCCGTCAAGATCGCCGTGGCGCTCGGTGCCGAGACCTCGGTCATCAGCCGCTCGCCGGACAAGGCCGACGACGCGCGCCGCCTCGGCGCGCACGACGTGATCGTCTCCACCGACCCGGAAGACATGGCCGCCGCTCGCGACCGGTTCGACGTCGTCATCGACACCATCGCCATCCCGCACGACCTCGGCCCCTACCTGCGCCTGGTCGCGCTGGACGGGACGCTCAGCCACCTGGGCCACCTCGGACCCGTCACCCTGGAGACCACCGACCTGCTCATCGGACGCAAGCGACTGAGCTCCGCGGGGAGCGGCGGGAGGCCCGCGACCGCCGCCATGCTGACCTTCTGCGCCGAGCACGGCATCACCGCCGACATCGAACTGCTCCCGTCGGCCCGCGTGAACGAGGCACTCGACCGGCTCGGGCGCAACGACGTCCGCTACCGCTTCGTGCTCGACTTGTCCGACCTGGACTGA
- a CDS encoding TetR family transcriptional regulator: MADQPLTTRGAATYQRILDVATQEFAEHGIAGARIERIVAAARTNKAQLYAYFGNKEGLFDAIFFGSLERIVNVVPIDAADLADWAVRLYDEYLLRPDLIRLATWARLERRPTGHLVDDPDRLDDRKLRAIAEAQAAGLVREGDPFDVMAMVIAMSMAWSPVSNVYAATAQEPPELHEQRRALLHESVRRAMASG; the protein is encoded by the coding sequence ATGGCCGACCAGCCCTTGACCACACGCGGAGCCGCGACCTACCAGCGCATCCTCGACGTGGCGACCCAGGAATTCGCCGAGCACGGGATCGCCGGGGCGCGCATCGAGCGGATCGTGGCCGCCGCGCGCACCAACAAGGCTCAGCTCTATGCCTACTTCGGGAACAAGGAAGGGCTGTTCGACGCCATCTTCTTCGGTTCGCTGGAGCGGATCGTGAACGTCGTGCCGATCGACGCCGCGGACCTCGCGGACTGGGCGGTGCGTCTCTATGACGAGTACCTCCTGCGCCCCGACCTCATCCGGCTCGCCACCTGGGCCCGCCTGGAGCGACGCCCGACAGGTCACCTGGTCGACGACCCCGACCGCCTCGACGACCGCAAGCTGCGCGCCATCGCCGAGGCGCAGGCCGCCGGGCTGGTGCGCGAAGGGGATCCGTTCGACGTGATGGCCATGGTCATCGCCATGTCGATGGCGTGGTCACCGGTCAGCAATGTCTACGCCGCGACCGCCCAGGAGCCGCCGGAACTGCACGAGCAGCGCCGCGCCCTGCTCCACGAGAGCGTCCGCCGCGCCATGGCGAGCGGCTAG
- a CDS encoding FAD-dependent oxidoreductase yields MRTPVTIIGAGLGGLTLARVLHVRGIPATVYEAESSPTARTQGGMLDIHDYNGQLALEAADLMDEFRGIILEGRQAMRVLDPDGNLLHETTDDGTGGRPEVQRGELRQILLDALPAGTVRWDHKVSGTRALGDGRHEVTFADGGTVMASLLVGADGAWSRVRPLLSTATPEYVGKSVVDTYLFDACTRHPAVAKAVGGGSMIVPAPDREIFAHREKGGTLHAYVGLSRSQDWFESIDFGDAAVATARIAQEFDGWAPEFTALITDTDTPPALRPLFALPTGHRWDRVPGVTLLGDAAHLTAPNGEGANLAMLDGAELGKSLAAHPDDIEAALTEYEQAMFPRSAEPALFEGAEIQGIDSEEPSAKAMLKMLAELGQQTT; encoded by the coding sequence ATGCGCACCCCCGTCACGATCATCGGCGCCGGACTCGGCGGCCTCACCCTGGCCCGCGTCCTGCACGTCCGCGGAATCCCGGCCACGGTGTACGAGGCGGAGTCCTCCCCGACGGCACGCACGCAGGGCGGGATGCTCGACATCCACGACTACAACGGACAACTCGCCCTCGAAGCGGCTGACTTGATGGACGAGTTCCGCGGCATCATCCTGGAGGGCCGCCAGGCCATGCGCGTCCTGGACCCGGACGGGAACCTCCTGCACGAGACGACCGACGACGGCACGGGGGGCCGCCCCGAGGTGCAGCGCGGCGAGCTGCGACAGATCCTGCTCGACGCGCTCCCCGCCGGCACCGTCCGGTGGGATCACAAGGTCAGCGGCACGCGTGCTCTCGGCGATGGCCGCCACGAGGTGACGTTCGCCGACGGCGGCACCGTCATGGCGAGCCTGCTGGTCGGCGCGGACGGCGCGTGGTCACGGGTCCGGCCGCTGCTCTCCACCGCCACACCCGAGTACGTCGGCAAGTCGGTCGTCGACACCTACCTGTTCGACGCCTGCACCCGGCACCCCGCCGTCGCGAAGGCGGTCGGCGGTGGGTCGATGATCGTGCCCGCACCGGACCGGGAGATCTTCGCTCACCGGGAGAAGGGCGGCACCCTGCACGCGTACGTGGGACTGTCCAGGTCGCAGGACTGGTTCGAGTCCATCGATTTCGGCGATGCCGCCGTGGCCACCGCGCGCATCGCCCAGGAATTCGACGGCTGGGCGCCGGAGTTCACCGCGCTGATCACCGACACCGATACCCCGCCGGCCCTGCGCCCCCTCTTCGCCCTGCCGACCGGCCACCGGTGGGACCGGGTCCCGGGGGTGACCCTGCTGGGGGACGCCGCCCACCTCACCGCCCCCAACGGCGAGGGTGCCAACCTGGCCATGCTCGACGGCGCCGAGCTCGGCAAGTCCCTCGCCGCGCACCCCGACGACATCGAGGCCGCACTCACCGAGTACGAACAGGCCATGTTCCCCCGCAGCGCCGAGCCCGCCCTGTTCGAAGGCGCCGAGATCCAGGGGATCGACTCCGAGGAGCCCTCCGCCAAGGCCATGCTCAAGATGCTCGCCGAGCTGGGGCAACAGACGACTTGA